atctacgggaacataattcctatttgcaacaataagaatatcaataatccttcccataggttttttaatagtagaatccgcaagatgcaagtttagagagcaatcatcaaaattacggtaatctagcaaatcacataaagtcttgggaatagtagagacactagcacccaaatcacacaaagcataaaaatcatgatctttaattttaattttaatagttggttcccactcctcatagagttttctagggatagaaactttcaactcaagtttttcttcataagattgcatcaaggcatcaacaatatgttcggtgaaggctttatgttgactataagcatgtggagaatttagcacggattgcaacaaggaaataaaatcaattaaagagcaactttcataattaaattccttgaaatccaatatagtgggtttagcaacatctagatttttatttctttcaatcccactttcatcaatttcatcataaagatctaaatactccgaatttttagaacgccttctaggtaaaggaagatcatattcagtttcatcaagattaatattgcaaaacaaagatttaataggagacacatcaataacttttagatcttcatcttgattttcataggaattcggtttagcggccatcttattgactaaggtggcttgaatatccgaaatttcagcagtcatcttttctagacgagaaatttgggatcttataccatcaaattctttagacatatcatcaagctctttattcatataactcatacaacttttttgttccttaagctcgtttctaaagaaattattattctcagattgcaaaaccataaacttcctaacgttggtttcgatctcctctaaccttttaaggtgaagatctcCAAATCTgggttgagccatcgcgacaaacaagcaatccaacacacgggcaaacaaaaaggGCAAGCGGGtaaaagaggcaaacagaaaaggagagagaggatagagagagggcgaataaaacagcaagggtgaagtgggggagaggaaaacgagaggcaaatggcaaataatgtaatgcgagagatagggattgtgatgggtacttggtatgttgactttttgcatagactccccggcaacggcgccagaaatccttcttgctacctcttgagcttgcgttggttttccccaaagaggaagggatgatgcagcagagtagcgtaagtatttccctcagtttttgagaaccaaggtatcaatccggtaggaggccacgctcaagtccctcgtacctgcaaaaaacgatagctactcgcaaccaacgtgataggggttatcaatcccttcacggtcacttacgagagtgagatctgatagatataatatttttggtatttttggtatagagatgcaaagtaaaaagtaaaggcaaagtaaaaaagcaaagcaatattaaagtgatggagattgatatgatgagaatagacccgggggccataggtttcactagtggcttctctcaagagactaagtattctacggtgggtgaacaaattactgttgagcaattgacagaattgagcatagttatgagaatatctaggcatgatcatgtatataggcatcacgtccgtgacaagtagaccgaaatgattctgcatctactactattactccactcatcgaccgctatccagcatgcatctagagtattaagttaaaaacagagtaacgccttaagcaagatgacatgacgtagagagataaattcatgcaatagaaaataaaccccatcttgttatcctcgatggcaacgatgcaatacgtgccttgctgccccttctgtcactgggaaaggacaccgcaagatcgaacccaaagctaagcacttctcccatggcaagaactatcaatctagttggccaaaccaaacggataattcgaagagacttgcaaagataaccaatcatacataaaagaattcagagaagattcaaatattattcatagatagacttgatcataaacccacaattcatcggtctcaacaaacacaccgcaaaaagaagattacatcgaatagatctccacaagagagggggagaactttgtattgagatccaaaaagagagaagaagccatctagctactaactatggacccgaaggtctgaggtaaactactcacacttcatcggagaggctatgatgatgtcgaagccctctgtgatgacggccctctccggcggagctccggaacttgccccaagatgggatctcgtggatacagaaagttgcaacggtggaattaggtttttggctcctcttctgatcgtttgggggtacgcaggtatatataggaggaaggagtacgtcggtgcagctccgaggggcccacgaggcagggggcgcgccccccacccttgtgaccgcctctctgatgccttggcatagggtccaagtctcctggatcacgttcggcgagaaaatcacgttcccgaaggtttcattccgtttggactccgtttgatattccgtttcttcgaaacactgaaataggcaaaaaaaacagcaattctgggctgggcctccggttaataggttagtcccaaaaataatatataagtggaaaataaagcccaatatagtccaaaatagtagataatatagcatggaacaatcaaaaattatagatacgttggagacgtatcagtgccgtacgttcggtacttgatcggttagatcgcgaagacattcgactacatcaaccgcgttaacctaacgcttttgcttttggtctacgagggtatgtggacacactctccccctctcgttgctatgcatctcctagatagatcttgtgtgatcgtaggaatatttttgaaatttcatgctacgttccccaacatgagttagttgcaagatgatgtattacggaatgagaagagacttgccggtaatgagattgaactaggtatgaagataacgacgatcgaatctcgggcaagtaacataccaaaggacaaagggaattacgtatgttgtcataaggttcgacctataaagatcttcgtagaatatgtaggagacaatatgggcatccaggttccgctattggttattgactggagaggtgtctcggtcatgtctacagagttctcgaactcgtagggtccgcacgcttaacgtccgttgatgatatagtgttatatgagttatatgatttggtgaccgaatgttgttcggagccccagatgagatcacggacatgacgaggagcttcggaatggtccataggtaaagattgacatataggacgatgatattcgaacATCAaaagagtttcggagtgcaccaggtagtcatcgggtcaccggaaggggtttcggacacccccggtaggtgtatgggcctaatgggccaagggggatagaccagcccacaagggggttggTTGCCCCGTCCCTgaccggccggccctaggggaaggaaatgggaggggtggcccctcttgcctttccctcctcaggtgagaaaggaaaggggggcgccaccctcccctgccttcctcccgcacccatacatggcagggggcgcggcttggggcaggaccccaagtgggattcggccccacttggggcACCTCCAGACTACCTcctccctcccccacctatatatatgtgggagggggcgccacacataaccacaactatctcttagccgtgtgcggtgccccccccctccACCGCTTACACccttggtcatattttcgtagtgcttaggcgaagccctgcggagatagcatcaccatcactgtcaccacaccgtcgtgctgtcggaactcatccactacctcatcgtcttgctggatcaagaaggcatggatgtcatcgagctgaacgtgtgctggacgcagaggtgtcgtacattcagtactcgatcggttggatcgcgaagaagttcgactacatcaaccgcgttactaaacacttccgcgtacggcctacgagggtacgtagacacactctcatgtctcgttgctatgcatctccttgatagatcttgcatgttcgcggaattttttttgttttccatgcaacgtttcccaacaaattgtgttggataatattcatcatgtagcagttataacctagggtgacatagaactagctccaattcatcaatataatataggcatgtattttgtatgtagtcatacgtgcttatggaaaagaacttgcatgacatcttttgtcctatccttccgtgacagcggggtccacaaggaaactaagggatattaaggcctccttttaatagagtactggatcaaaaaattagcacttagtgaatagatgaactcctcaaactacggtcatcaccgggaagaatcccaattattttcaccttggggtatgcagatcataactcgtaataggtgtctacaacttgcaagataggatcaagaacacacatatattcatgaaaacataataggttcagatctgaaatcatggcactcgggccccagtgacaagcattaagcatagcaaagtcatagcaaaatcaatctcagaacatagtggacactagggatcaaacctaacaaaactaactcgattacacgataaatctcatccaacccatcaccgtccagcaagcctacgaaggaattacaaAATCCTGGCGGTGAgcgtcatggaattggcgatggaggaaggttggtgatgatgatggcgatggattccaccctccggagccccgaacagactccagatcagcccgcccgatgaagaacaggaggtggtggtggcttcgtattgtaaaacgcgatgaatccttctctctgattttttcctccccgaataggtatatatggagttggatttagGGTTGTAGGCAGTCCAGGGGCCCCATAAGCCTGGGAGGCATGCCCTGGgggtggggggtaggcgcgcccccagggcttgtggcctctgggtggccccCTTCTGGTATCTTtttccgccagtattttttatatattccaacaaaattctccgtaaattttcaggtcaatccgagaacttttacttctgcacaaaaataacaccatggcaattctactgaaaacaacgtcagtccgggttagttccattcaaatcatgcaaattagagtccaaagcaagggcaaaagagtttggaaaagtagatatgatggagacgtattatagatatataaattgcaaagtaaaatataatataataatttgcaacaaggtatttttggtttttgtaatatgataaagtagacccggggccatagttttcactagtcatacggtgggtagacaaattactgttggacaattgatagaaaagcgcatacaTGTGATGTTATTCATGGTACtgttcatgtatataggcattacgtatgtgacaagtagaccgactcttgcctgcatctactactattactccacttcgagagCATTTCTATGCTCGCCTCTCTACGTATTAAGTTTGTAACAACAgagtaatgcatgaagtatgatgacataatgtagacataaTAAAACAAAGCAATATGATTGAACCACGTCGTtctacccttaatggcaacaatacaaataagtgtctcgctaccccttctgtcacgaggtgaggacaccacaagattgaacccattacaaagcacctctctcactaaagataaatcaatctaattggccaaaataaatggatagatcagagagaaatacaaagttataACAATCATggataataaagttcagaaaagactcaattacttttaaTGAATagtctgatcataaacccacaattcatcggatcccaataaaaaCAACGCaagagaagattacatcggatagaactccatgcagatcattgagaactttgtattgaagaaaAGACATCtcgctactagctatggacccgtaggtctgtggtaaactactcacaagtcaTCCGAGGTGCGGCatggatgatgtagaagccctccatgattgattccccctccggcagaggaTCGAAAAAGGCTTCCAGATGGGATCGCGAAATAACAGAAGCTTGCGGTGGTAGAAAAAGTGTTTTATGGCGGCTCTCTGTTGGTTTCAAAAGATTTGGGAatttatggagttggagttaggtcaaacggagttgTGTGCGACCCACGAGGTCAGGTGGCACGCCGTGTGAGCTCGTCGTTGTCCCGTAGATCTTATGGCCTCCTCCCGAACGTTCAAGGGACtctttggtccagaaaaaatcactgtaaagtttcatcgtgtttgtactttgtttggtactgattttctgaaaagccaaacaagcaaaagacATCAACTAGCActggcactgagttaataggttagtccctaaaatgatataaaattgcatataaaataTCTAAGATTGGcaatataataacatgaaacaaaaaattatagatacggtggaaATGTATcacattccacacgtgcatatcaGTTTTCCATTGAATCACATATTTCAGAATCATAACACTTATAGCATAGAATacaaactcttaattatgaatacaaaaatataatattattgcctctagggcatatttacaacaccctccatgtcgccgccgccaccgccacctcccaccatgactgccgaggaggaggagcggctggAGGAGATGATGGCGCTCTCGGCCGCCGATGATGTCTACGTCCCGGAGTTGGAAGTGAAGCAGGAGGTGATGGAGGAACACCCGGCTATCCCAATGTGGAACCCGACACTGTGTATGGGCAGTTGTGGTCGTGGACAACCATGGTGCCATGCAGCCCGCCCTCGCCACCACAACCAGCACCGCCGGCTGCGTGGGCGCCGTGGTCACCACCACCCTCGCCACCACCACAACCTGCACATGCCGCACCCGCCTCAGTTTGTGGGCCACCACCCCACCTCTGGACGTTGCCTCCCTACATCGACCTCATCACGATTGGCGAGAACAAGGACGGTGGCGCCTGAAGACAACTAGGGCGGCGGTTTGCAGATCTACCTTTTATGTTTAGAAAAAATCAACTTAAGTTCTATGTGCGGCTGTGATTTAGTGGACTTTTTATTAAGTTATCGTAACATATTTGCCCGTTTTAAATTATTTTGCGATGCCTTAATCGGGTTTTTCTCAAGTCCAAACCCGACATGAAATTTCGGATGCGGCGGCCCATTGGATGCACCAAAAGATGGACGGCTAAAATCGGACATAGACGTTCGTTTTTTTATCCAAACGGACAAAACCGACGTCTATTTGGGGTctagcgttggagttggccttaaaaGAGGCGGCTGGCGCGTGAATTGTTTTCAGCAAACTTTTCCCGAAATATAAACAATGTGTTACAAAAATTATACCATGAAAACTCCTTCAAATCAAATTACCTATACCCTGGTGGCAGCTCCTCAGTGGCCAACGGGACACCGGTATGCATTCCCGGAACGGATGATGGCCAGTCAAATCAAATCTGAAGGAACCTGCACCCTAGACCCTGCCCATTCCCTATAAATAGCGCCTTTCTGCGTGCAACTAGCTAAGCAACACATCCTTTTTCACCTGTGCTCTGGCTAGCTGCTAGCTTCctcgccccttttgccctctctcATCATCCACATCTTCATACAGATCGAGTGGCACAACCTCTGGATGGACTTCGATACGCTGAACTCTCACCCGGAGGCGCAGCTGGAGCTGATGAACGCAATGCTGCAGCTAGAGCAGCTCACCGCGCTCCCTGACCACGCCATGCCGGTGACCCCTTCTCCATGCACGCAAGCCCCTCGTCACCAGTTCTCCTCGGCGCCTCACACGGCGAGCGCCAACGCCGGCGGGGCCTACCACGACCCGTATTCCCAGCTGCTGAACTCCGCCCCCTACAACGGCAGCCACCGTCGCTCCGAGTACACGGCGACGTCGCAGCCTCCACCCGATGGCGCTGGCGCCACGGGGCCGGCGGCCATGCGGGAGATGATCTTCCGCATCGCGGCGCTGCAGCCGGTGAACATCGACCCGGACACGGTGCGCCCGCCGAAGCGCCGCAACGTGCGCATCTCGACGGACCCGCAGAGCGTGGCGGCGAGGATGCGGCGGGAGCGCATCAGCGAGCGCATCCGCATCCTGCAGCGCCTCGTCCCGGGCGGGACCAAGATGGACACCGCGTCCATGCTGGACGAGGCCATCCACTACGTCAAGTTCCTCAAGACGCAGGTGCAGTCCCTGGAGCGCGCGGCGGCGGCCAacggccaccgcgcgccgcccaACGGCGCAGCCGCCGCCGAGGCCTACCAGGGCCTGAACGGGCCGTGGTAAGATGAGATCACGTCGGCCACCCGCATGTGCTTTCGGTCCGCGCGACATGACATATATGCATGTGCATGTGATGACATTAATCGACGTTGAGCCTGGAGCATCGCTCGTACGGCGACGAATGCGCGCGTTGCAACCATATGCACGGTCCTGTTTTGTAAATTGAGATGTATACTAGGAGACCTACTAGGTAGTATGAGCACGAGTACTAGTACTGGGCATGCTTGTTACTGAACTCGCAAGCCGGTCACAGCTCATGCACAAGCTTAAAATGTTGCTCAGCCTTGTACTCTTActactgcatgcatgcatgcatgcacgcacctaTCTTATGAGTAAGTATTGTAGTAGTAGCATTTTCAATCGCAGTAACATTAAATAGTTTGTCCTTGCAACTTACAtgcccttttattttatttttaaatttgttatGGACGTCATCTTACATGCCCTTTGTTCTAGAACTACGCGCTGTAGGTCCAGATTATAGAGAACACAAAGCGGACAACATGCAAATTGAAGGTTAGGCTAGTTTGCTCTTGCGTTGAGCACTTGAGCTGAAGTTACTTCCCTGATCGATTTTTTTTTACTTCCCTAAAAAGCTGTAGAAGAAAAAGTTGATTAGCCAAATGATAGAGTAGGCAAAAGCTTGATTACCATAATCTATTGCGATGTCAACCACGTCCTCAGTTGTCAGCTGCTGTTGCTCTTGAAATGTGTTGTGCTGCACTTGTTTATGGCTTTGCAGCATAAAAATAGACACGAGAACAAAAGAAATTAAAGTTAATTAACCAAACGGTAAAATCGACCAAAAAATGGGTTGGACAGACGGTATCATCGTTTGACCTTTTTTTCTTGTTATTTGTGACTAATTTTCACATTGAAACAAAAAGTAAACACGTTATAACACAATTATAAATCACTACTTTCTCAGCACTTTGGATGGTGTCGACATAGTTCTGGAGTAGATTCTTGCCGTCTCTTTGGGGTGGTGAGGTTAGGAATTCGCATCATGTGACAAAATtttgcatcagctgcttcagatctATGAAAGAGTTCAACGGCGACAACTGCTGCTCCAGGGCGTTGGTCCTTAGggcgtgcacgaagacttcccaaCTGTCAACAACAAGGTCAAGGTGCCTTCGATAGGGAAGCGTCGACAGCGATGCGTTCTGGCAGCCATAGTGGTTGTTCGATGGTCTCAGAAATTTGATGTAATTCTTATTGTGTTTGAGACGCTTTGTAGTTCTGGTGAATTTTTATAATAGATCCGatgattttcaaaaaaaaacttactCGGCTCTGAAGCCTACGCATGCATAATGGCTAGCTAGCTAGAGACTGGAGCAGAGAACAGTGGGCACAAAAACGAGCCGGCTTTCAGTGCACAGGACATGTTTATGCAGCAAGGAGCAAGAGCCACTATACGACCGATGATTGAATAAATTGAGCCCCTGCTGATCCTTAAAAAACGAGACTATTCCGTCGATCGGGTGACAGTGGCATTGTTTGCACGCACGCCCGTGCCCTTCAGCCACGAGCGAGGGTGGCTCGAATGGAGAAGCCTGGCGACGCCTCGGCGGGCGCAACGGCGAGCCCGCTTGCCCCGCCGTCGTCACGTCCTACGTTGGCGCACTGGAGCGGCCGCTGTGCGCGCACAGCCGCCGTCCCGGAGTGGCGCGGGCGCGGTCTTGCTTTCCAGACGCTAAGCCGATTCCGGAACGCGGCCGTCTCTGCCGCAAGCTTTTCTCATTCCGCATGTGCCCGTGTCCGACTGCCGTTAATGCCTCGGCAGCTGCGTGTCTACCGATATTCCCACCCCGTTCCGTCCTGAATTGTATTTGTAGGTGGTGGCTTCATGATCAGGGTCAGGTGCTGGAGTTCATGTGAAGTGAAGCTCAAGCCGTCCGATGGAAACCTAGCGATTACCGGTGGTTCATGCGTCTGGATTCCTCGCGAAAGCCAGTCTGAAGGATGTGGCGAAGGTAAGATCAAACAGCCTTTGCAAGCTatgcagaaaagaagaaaaataagcGCCGGCGATAATGTTAGCGACGAAAAGGACCGAGGTACGATCAAATCAAGCCGGGGTAAATCCAAAGATTTCATACATGCATGTGCTGCATTGCATGCACCGCGCGGCCATGCATGTGCTGAGGAATTGCTACGTTGTCTACGTACCGCCCCACCTCTTTCGACAAATAGGCCTTGTGAAACCGACGCCTTCGACCCCGCAACGCGCTCTATCCATCGGTGTTAGTCTCTGGAGCCTAGACGCTAGCTAGGCTGAGGCTTTCACCACCCGGCCTCCTTGATTAATCTCATGGAGGTCTTTTCAACTTGACCGTACGCCTCTGGCCTGTCGGCATACAACAACGACCATAGCTAGCCCCGCAGATACCACTCCAGTACATGCGAGTACCGTACTTTTCTTTCTTCGAGCGTGATGTTAAGTAGTACTTCCTCCAACAGAAAGGAAACTAACTTGATCGGCTAGTaataataaagaaagaaagaaagaaagaataaaagaaaggacTAGACGTAGTCACGTAGAGAAGCCCTTGCGCCGTGAATCTCTGTGACCGATCGTGGAAGCATATAATTTGTGCGGCATTGCCTTCAGTGAGAATGCGGGCCCCTAATTTtccgaaaaagaaaaagaaaaggcggAGCCCTCGTTGTCGAGCCGGCCGGTGCGGCCGCGCACCACGACGAGCGCTCATGTACATCCCTCCTGGCGCCAAAGACCGTGGAGGGTCGCAAGTCGCAACGACCCATGGCGTCGATCTGATCATCTCCCTCTCTTTAATTCTTGTTCTTCCCTGCCTTTCCAGAATGATTGCAGCTACTTCTTCCGCACCTTTTGTTCCTGACGTTCTTTTCGTTCAAGGATTCAGCTCCAGTGCCCACGAAGGCTCTAGATGCTGTGAGCGTGACACTATTCTGAAAGGAATATTTTTGCGAAGGATGCATGAAAAAATATCACCGCAGCGATTGGATGAAAAGATACGCATGCCCGTATGGGGTTCTCTGCATTGTATCATGTGCATAATGCTAATATTTGATTGGAACGTGTGCCATAAAACGAAATTACACAACACAATACTCCTGCTATATTTTTTTAAGGAACTGACTGTACCTCAAATGGTTAGGTTCCATATGGTTAGCTCAGTTTTCTTCTAAATTGATTTCAGTATTTCTGGTGATATTCGTTCACTCGACTTGACTTCGTCAGTTTTGAGATAATGTGCCGATTTATTGTTTTgaaggtgctcataagggtagAATATACATGCATGTGTTTATAAATATGAGTGCATGTGAGCATCTGCGATTATACCGTATTTAAAAATACTActaaaaacgcttttatattatgagacggatggagtagtatatattttctttagttttgttatttttatttttctattttttcagtCATTTTTTAGTTTTATGTATTTTTTTGGATATGAGGATATACCCTCGGTctctgcatctggatgatgcataCAACTATTTTATCAATTATTCACAAAGATCATACAAAGTAATAGTACACCAGTAAGCATGAAGCCAACATTTAGGCAACACCTATTGCTACTCCTATCCCAACGATGAATGTGTGCTGAATATTCGGGCCGAATACCAAGCAGACTTCACCGGGACTAGGTCACACACTGGGACTAGTTcacacaccggtccggcgcactctcaGAGGCCACCGCAGCCGTCTTCGGCCGAACCCTCTCTAGGGCAAAAACTGATGCATCACCATTTTGCCAGGCCTACTgttgacgccaccacgacgccagacaacgccaccaacCTGCGCGTATCCATCCACACGCGCCAGTCCCCAAAACTCCGCAGCGCCTTGCCACCGAGATCCGCCGCCGACCTTGCGATAGATGTAACACCGCTCATCCTCTTATCCTCTCCAACCAGCAGTTGATCCAAAATGATGCCCCCAGGAGAGAGAACGACACCGAAGACatcgtcatcgtccgatccggtaaacccagatctagggtttcccctagaacATCCCGACTGAGACTGCCGCTGAACGCCACCCACCCAAGACGGGCCCACCACCTTCCCATGCTCACCGAAGGCGACACCTTCATGAACATGACGACGCTGTGAGCGTCGCTGCCGCCCAATCCGGAGGGATTTGGGTTTTCATCCCGATACACGAGCAAAGGAGTGGGCCAAAGGTAGAATGGAGAACCTTGACGACGCCTATATGTAGTGGACGGCGCCAGCAGGCGTTGCCGTCGTCATGGTCGTAAGATCTGGCCTTGGATTTCTCCAGGCTCCACACTTCCCCATCCCTTTCCTCAGACGCGGCACCGGCTACCAAGGACAGTCGGAGACCAGATCGTGAGGCATGGATTGGGACGGGCGCCCCCGAGGCCACCACGCCCCACAGGTACCACCCGCCGGCGTCTTGCCGCCCGTGTGGCCAAGGGGGCGGCCAGCACCTGCGACGGCCACTGGCCGAGAGCCACTTCTTGAGGCCGCCGCCTCGGTTCCAAAGTCCCCAGCGCGCGGTAAGGTGGACAAATCCTCACGGTCATCTTCCCCGACGGCCGCGTGGCGTTCCGgcgcccccctccgatggtggcgAGGGGAGGTGAAAGGAAGGGGCGGCCGGTTGCTGACTAGGGTAAGCGCCGCCTGAGTCACCCCTACATGAGCGGCGCGGGGCTGccgggggaagggggggggggggagcgtatGCGCAATGTGTTTGTATATTTTCTTTAGAAATTCATTTTTTAGGGAAGTTCTGTGTGTGTTTGCGCGCGCTCGCTCGGGGTTTGCGTGGACGTGGGTCGTGGTGGGTGTGTTTACAAGATATGCAATATCCCGTTGAGAGAAACATGTGTGGTGAACACCGGAGAGGGATCAGCTGAAACTGCACGTATCTGGTGACTTGCTTTGTCGACTAAATCAGGACACAACTTTCCCACCTACATACGGCTCGCATTGCCCGGAGAAGCCTGCTTTTGCTTCGGGAGTTTTTTTTTCCTTTGTATATATGTTGATCGATGTAGCAAAGATTATTATTTTTTAGAATAAATCAATCGATGTAGCAAATGATCCTGTCTTGTCCAGCATCAAGCCCATCAGCCTCCAGACAAGAAC
The sequence above is drawn from the Triticum aestivum cultivar Chinese Spring chromosome 7A, IWGSC CS RefSeq v2.1, whole genome shotgun sequence genome and encodes:
- the LOC123154865 gene encoding transcription factor HEC2; its protein translation is MDFDTLNSHPEAQLELMNAMLQLEQLTALPDHAMPVTPSPCTQAPRHQFSSAPHTASANAGGAYHDPYSQLLNSAPYNGSHRRSEYTATSQPPPDGAGATGPAAMREMIFRIAALQPVNIDPDTVRPPKRRNVRISTDPQSVAARMRRERISERIRILQRLVPGGTKMDTASMLDEAIHYVKFLKTQVQSLERAAAANGHRAPPNGAAAAEAYQGLNGPW